A single genomic interval of Phocoena sinus isolate mPhoSin1 chromosome 15, mPhoSin1.pri, whole genome shotgun sequence harbors:
- the LOC116740710 gene encoding olfactory receptor 2C1, giving the protein MERANSSSLESFILMGVSDHPQLEIIFFVVILFSYLLTLVGNSTMILLSSLDARLHTPMYFFLSNLSSLDLAFTTSSVPQVLIILWGSDKAISYGGCVTQLNVFLWLGATECILLLVMVFDYYVAVCWPLHYTTIMNPQLCWLLAAIAWLGGLGNSVVQSTFTLQLHL; this is encoded by the coding sequence ATGGAAAGGGCCAACAGCAGCTCCTTGGAGAGCTTTATTCTGATGGGTGTATCTGACCATCCCCAGCTGGAGATAATCTTTTTTGTAGTCATCCTCTTCTCCTACTTGCTGACCCTTGTTGGGAACTCAACCATGATCCTGCTTTCCAGCCTGGATGCCCGGCTCCACACACCCATGTACTTCTTCCTCAGCAACCTCTCCTCCCTGGATCTTGCTTTTACTACTAGCTCAGTCCCCCAAGTGCTGATCATCTTGTGGGGATCAGACAAGGCCATCAGCTATGGTGGCTGTGTGACCCAACTCAATGTTTTCCTCTGGCTAGGGGCTACTGAGTGCATCCTGCTGTTGGTGATGGTATTTGACTACTATGTCGCAGTGTGCTGGCCCCTGCACTACACCACCATCATGAACCCCCAGCtctgctggctgctggctgccATTGCCTGGTTGGGTGGCTTGGGCAACTCTGTGGTCCAGTCAACCTTCACTCTGCAGCTCCATTTGTGA